A stretch of Polypterus senegalus isolate Bchr_013 chromosome 5, ASM1683550v1, whole genome shotgun sequence DNA encodes these proteins:
- the LOC120529797 gene encoding hypoxanthine-guanine phosphoribosyltransferase-like: METCNKIEEKQESAAFVIKDGWPGYSLDLFTYPQHYCDDLECVYIPHGVIRDRTERLARNIMDDIGDHDIVVLCVLKGGYKFCADLLDYIKVLSRTSNRSIPMRVDFIRLKSYRNDQSTEAMQIIGGEDLTILTGKNVLIVEAIVNTGKTMKTLLNHVEQFKPKMVKVASLLVKRAPSGGGYSPNYVGFEIPNCFVVGYALDYNEYFRDLNHICVISEKGKLKYRI, from the exons ATGGAAACTTGTAACAAAATCGAGGAGAAACAAGAGAGCGCCGCTTTTGTG ATTAAAGATGGTTGGCCCGGCTACAGTCTGGATCTGTTCACATACCCTCAACATTACTGTGATGATCTGGAATGTGTATATATACCCCATGGAGTGATCCGGGACAG GACAGAGCGACTGGCAAGAAACATCATGGATGACATTGGTGACCATGACATTGTGGTCCTCTGCGTTCTGAAAGGTGGCTACAAGTTTTGTGCTGACTTGCTGGATTACATTAAAGTGCTGAGCCGCACGTCCAACCGCTCGATTCCCATGCGGGTGGATTTTATTCGACTTAAGAGCTACCGT aaTGATCAGTCAACGGAGGCCATGCAAATCATTGGAGGTGAAGATCTTACCATTCTGACTGGGAAG AACGTTCTCATTGTAGAG GCTATTGTCAATACAGGCAAGACCATGAAAACCCTTCTCAATCATGTGGAACAATTCAAGCCAAAAATGGTGAAGGTGGCAAG CTTGTTAGTGAAGAGAGCTCCTAGTGGTGGAGGATATTCTCCCAATT ATGTTGGCTTTGAAATTCCAAACTGTTTTGTCGTGGGATACGCCTTGGACTATAATGAGTACTTCAGAGACCTCAAT